In a genomic window of Nodosilinea sp. PGN35:
- a CDS encoding S41 family peptidase: MTVSGSNPGDIALDAAAIEAVMGALVTQLDAYVFPEVAEKIQADLEQRLESGGYGNITGAQQLADTLTAQLQEMSGDRNLRLHFSPAPLPHLKPDAAPDPQELERQHRASRRRNFDINRVERLAGNVGYIQLFSFEPPEFAGESLAAAMTLVAHTDALIFDLRHNQGGSPATVALLCSYLLPAHPPVHLNDLYWSETDETHQWWTVPYVPGQRYLDKPVFALTSPETFSAAEEFAYNLQVHKRGAVVGETTRGGANPGRGFRLHDHFWVFMPTGQAINPTTGKNWDGTGVIPTVKVPAETALDTAHLMALNHLLEAGAEGVARRELEETLPRVERSLQQKRQDLIANLGGPT; the protein is encoded by the coding sequence ATGACTGTTTCTGGCTCTAACCCAGGGGATATAGCACTGGATGCTGCGGCGATCGAGGCGGTGATGGGGGCGTTGGTGACCCAGCTCGATGCCTACGTATTTCCTGAGGTGGCGGAAAAAATTCAGGCCGACCTGGAGCAGCGGCTGGAGTCAGGCGGCTACGGCAATATTACGGGCGCTCAGCAGCTGGCGGATACGCTGACGGCCCAGCTGCAGGAGATGAGCGGCGATCGCAACCTGCGCCTGCACTTTAGCCCTGCTCCCCTGCCCCACCTCAAACCCGACGCAGCGCCCGACCCCCAGGAGCTTGAGCGCCAGCACCGGGCCAGCCGCCGCCGCAATTTTGACATCAACCGGGTGGAGCGTCTGGCGGGCAATGTGGGCTACATTCAGCTATTTAGCTTTGAGCCGCCGGAGTTTGCGGGGGAGTCGCTGGCGGCGGCCATGACCCTGGTGGCCCACACCGACGCCTTGATCTTTGACCTGCGCCACAACCAGGGGGGCTCTCCGGCTACGGTGGCGCTGCTGTGCAGCTACCTGTTGCCCGCCCACCCGCCCGTTCACCTCAACGACCTGTACTGGAGCGAGACCGACGAGACCCACCAGTGGTGGACGGTGCCCTACGTGCCAGGCCAGCGCTACCTGGACAAGCCGGTGTTTGCCCTCACCAGCCCCGAAACCTTTTCGGCGGCGGAGGAGTTTGCCTACAATCTGCAAGTGCATAAACGCGGGGCCGTGGTGGGCGAAACTACTCGGGGTGGGGCAAACCCAGGGCGGGGCTTTCGTCTGCACGACCACTTTTGGGTATTTATGCCCACGGGCCAGGCGATCAACCCCACCACCGGCAAAAACTGGGACGGCACCGGGGTGATTCCCACCGTGAAGGTACCGGCGGAGACCGCCCTCGACACGGCCCACCTGATGGCTCTCAACCACCTGCTAGAGGCCGGGGCCGAGGGCGTGGCCCGCCGCGAGCTGGAGGAGACCCTGCCCCGGGTGGAGCGATCGCTCCAGCAAAAGCGCCAAGACTTAATCGCCAATCTAGGAGGCCCAACATGA
- a CDS encoding FHA domain-containing protein translates to MITLSLLHPLHKTPVQSWSFGQESVIRIGRSTDNNVVLYSAVVSRHHVEIHRTDGGWAVKSIGTNGTYLEGRRITEVPVEDGIVIRLARSGPNIQIHMSEEKRDPLKELLSRRRTEEDAKEFDHNTQSEPHGESALPHQTTIINS, encoded by the coding sequence GTGATTACCCTCTCGCTGCTCCATCCTCTCCACAAAACTCCAGTGCAGAGCTGGTCTTTTGGTCAAGAATCGGTGATTCGCATTGGTCGATCGACCGATAACAATGTGGTTCTGTACAGCGCTGTGGTCTCGCGCCACCACGTTGAGATTCATCGCACCGACGGCGGCTGGGCGGTGAAGAGCATTGGCACCAATGGCACCTATCTCGAAGGTCGCCGCATTACCGAAGTGCCGGTAGAAGACGGTATTGTCATTCGCCTGGCGCGATCGGGGCCTAATATTCAAATCCACATGTCTGAAGAAAAGCGCGACCCCCTCAAGGAGCTGCTCAGCCGTCGCCGCACCGAAGAAGACGCCAAGGAATTCGACCACAACACCCAGAGCGAACCCCACGGTGAGAGCGCCCTGCCCCATCAAACCACCATCATCAATTCCTAG
- a CDS encoding GIY-YIG nuclease family protein, which yields MAMDESEIQAQAQRLLDEISFSPFEQCQSLSREFAPIPARPGIYAIRHRTHGLLYIGKTKSLRGRFSGGHKAFLWAWLDKYSDEEIRIAFQAVPHWQNPALLLELEAMILRATEPPYNVQIPAERQCYAS from the coding sequence ATGGCAATGGATGAATCTGAGATCCAAGCGCAAGCCCAGAGACTTTTGGACGAAATTTCGTTTAGCCCCTTTGAGCAATGTCAATCTCTGAGTCGCGAGTTTGCGCCTATCCCTGCTCGTCCTGGGATTTACGCCATTCGGCACAGAACCCATGGATTGCTCTACATTGGCAAAACCAAGAGTCTGCGCGGCCGGTTTAGCGGTGGTCACAAGGCATTTCTGTGGGCTTGGCTCGACAAATATTCCGATGAGGAGATTCGAATTGCTTTCCAAGCTGTGCCCCACTGGCAAAACCCTGCGCTACTGTTGGAGCTAGAAGCCATGATTTTGAGAGCTACCGAGCCCCCTTACAACGTGCAGATTCCAGCTGAAAGGCAATGCTATGCAAGTTAA
- a CDS encoding urease subunit gamma, with amino-acid sequence MQLTPQEKDKLLIFTAALVAERRKDRGLKLNHPEAVAYISAAILEGARDGRTVADLMSYGTTLLSRADVMDGVAEMIHDVQVEATFPDGTKLVTVHEPIR; translated from the coding sequence ATGCAACTCACCCCCCAGGAAAAAGACAAGCTGCTGATTTTTACTGCTGCCCTGGTGGCCGAGCGCCGCAAAGACCGAGGGCTGAAGCTCAACCATCCCGAGGCCGTCGCCTACATTTCTGCGGCCATTTTAGAGGGGGCGCGAGACGGGCGCACCGTGGCCGATCTGATGAGCTACGGCACCACTCTACTCAGCCGGGCCGATGTTATGGACGGGGTGGCGGAGATGATTCACGATGTGCAGGTGGAGGCCACCTTCCCTGACGGCACCAAGCTGGTTACCGTTCACGAACCCATTCGCTAG
- a CDS encoding urease subunit beta, with the protein MIPGELLPAEGEIELNAGKPTVTLAVANTGDRPIQVGSHFHFFEVNAALSFERDRARGMRLDIPAGTAVRFEPGDERDVTLVPLAGERRVYGFNAQIEGAL; encoded by the coding sequence ATGATCCCCGGAGAACTGCTGCCCGCCGAGGGCGAGATCGAGCTGAATGCGGGCAAACCCACGGTGACGCTGGCGGTGGCCAATACCGGCGATCGCCCCATTCAGGTGGGCTCCCACTTTCACTTTTTTGAGGTCAACGCGGCGCTGAGCTTTGAGCGCGATCGGGCGCGGGGCATGCGCCTCGATATCCCCGCCGGGACGGCGGTACGCTTTGAGCCAGGAGATGAGCGCGACGTCACCCTGGTGCCCCTGGCCGGGGAGCGGCGGGTCTACGGGTTTAATGCCCAGATCGAAGGGGCGCTGTAG
- a CDS encoding alkaline phosphatase family protein, which produces MPTPRLLIIGLDCMAPDLVFDQWRPDLPNLSRLMAGGSYGRLESSIPAITVPAWSCMMTGRDPGELGIYGFRNRRDRDYHSMGISDGRAVKFPRLWDILGDAGWSVAVLSVPGTSPPYPVNGSLVSCFLTPGTDVPFTHPPELGDEIKTWLPDFMLDVPNFRSDEKARILENLYALCDQRFTLAEQLIERDRPDFCMLVDMGVDRIHHAFWKPMDPRHPQYEPDSPFANAIHDYYAHVDRRIGELLAVCDPDTAVLVVSDHGAQPLLGGICINEWLIANGYLMLKEAPTEVLPLDKVEVDWAQTQVWGAGGYYARIFLNVKGREPQGTVAMADYEALRDELAAKLSQLTDPSGNPLPVKAFKPQEIYQKVRGRAPDLIVYFDDLAWRSVGSVGTGGLYTVENDTGPDDANHAPLGLMIFHDPTAPQGGQVLAGAQLYDLVPTLLHRYGIETPTGLKGKVLTI; this is translated from the coding sequence ATGCCCACTCCCCGCCTGCTGATCATCGGCCTCGACTGTATGGCCCCCGACCTGGTATTTGACCAGTGGCGGCCAGACTTGCCCAACCTGTCGCGGCTGATGGCAGGGGGCAGCTACGGCAGGCTGGAGAGCAGCATTCCCGCCATCACCGTGCCCGCCTGGAGCTGCATGATGACCGGGCGCGACCCCGGCGAGCTGGGCATCTACGGGTTTCGCAATCGGCGCGATCGCGACTACCACTCCATGGGCATCTCCGACGGGCGCGCCGTCAAATTTCCCCGCCTGTGGGATATTCTCGGCGACGCGGGCTGGAGCGTCGCCGTTCTCAGCGTGCCGGGCACCTCGCCCCCCTACCCGGTCAACGGCTCGCTGGTCTCCTGCTTTCTCACCCCCGGCACCGACGTGCCCTTCACCCACCCTCCTGAATTGGGGGATGAGATTAAAACCTGGCTGCCCGACTTCATGCTGGATGTGCCCAACTTTCGCTCCGACGAAAAGGCCCGCATTTTAGAGAACCTGTACGCCCTCTGCGACCAGCGCTTTACCCTGGCGGAGCAGCTGATTGAGCGCGATCGCCCCGACTTCTGCATGCTGGTGGATATGGGCGTCGATCGCATCCACCACGCTTTCTGGAAGCCAATGGATCCGCGTCACCCCCAGTATGAGCCCGACTCGCCCTTTGCCAACGCCATCCACGACTACTACGCGCATGTGGATCGGCGCATTGGGGAACTGCTGGCGGTCTGCGACCCCGACACCGCCGTGCTGGTGGTGTCTGATCACGGGGCGCAGCCGCTATTGGGCGGCATCTGCATCAACGAGTGGCTGATCGCCAACGGCTACCTCATGCTCAAAGAAGCGCCCACCGAGGTGCTGCCTTTGGACAAGGTGGAGGTAGATTGGGCGCAAACCCAGGTGTGGGGAGCCGGGGGCTACTACGCCCGCATTTTCTTGAATGTGAAGGGGCGCGAACCCCAGGGCACCGTGGCCATGGCCGACTACGAAGCCCTGCGGGACGAGCTGGCGGCCAAGCTCTCCCAGCTCACCGACCCCAGCGGCAACCCGCTGCCGGTGAAGGCGTTCAAGCCCCAGGAAATCTACCAAAAAGTGCGCGGTCGTGCGCCGGATCTAATTGTGTACTTTGATGATCTGGCCTGGCGATCGGTGGGCAGCGTGGGCACGGGCGGCCTCTACACCGTCGAAAACGACACCGGCCCCGACGACGCCAACCACGCCCCGTTGGGCCTGATGATTTTCCACGACCCTACAGCACCCCAGGGCGGTCAGGTATTGGCAGGGGCACAACTCTATGACCTGGTGCCAACTTTGCTGCACCGCTATGGTATTGAAACCCCAACTGGTCTAAAGGGCAAGGTGCTGACGATTTGA
- the pgl gene encoding 6-phosphogluconolactonase, with product MTAPQLEILADKPALVQRALTLVVEAIHDAVADHDYCTLALAGGSTPKPLYSGLAEQDLPWEKLYIFWGDERYVPLDHPDSNGGMAKAAWLDRVPIPPDHLLYAPTLEGDPAASARQYEAMVKSIFGGLQGLGPSQVPRFDLILLGMGDDGHTASLFPHTEALGVDDRLITVGYKGSDPRLTFTAPLINHSHRVMFLVAGADKQAALAQVFAPEGDDEAYPSRLVRPRGELRWLLDRSAVGDLNLVSASSG from the coding sequence ATGACCGCGCCGCAGCTTGAAATTCTGGCCGACAAGCCTGCCCTGGTGCAGCGGGCTCTCACCCTGGTCGTTGAGGCCATCCACGACGCCGTCGCCGACCACGACTACTGTACCCTGGCCCTGGCCGGTGGCAGCACCCCCAAACCCCTCTACAGTGGCCTGGCGGAGCAAGACCTGCCCTGGGAAAAGCTCTACATTTTTTGGGGCGACGAGCGCTACGTGCCCCTCGATCACCCCGACAGCAATGGGGGTATGGCCAAGGCCGCCTGGCTCGACCGAGTGCCCATTCCGCCCGATCACCTGCTGTATGCGCCCACCCTGGAGGGCGACCCGGCGGCCTCGGCCCGCCAGTACGAGGCAATGGTCAAGTCGATTTTTGGCGGACTCCAGGGCCTCGGCCCCAGTCAGGTGCCCCGGTTTGACCTGATTTTGCTGGGCATGGGCGACGATGGCCACACCGCGTCACTCTTTCCCCACACCGAGGCGCTGGGGGTAGACGATCGCCTGATTACCGTCGGCTACAAGGGCAGCGACCCCCGCCTCACCTTCACCGCGCCGCTGATCAACCACAGCCACCGGGTGATGTTTTTGGTAGCCGGGGCCGACAAACAGGCCGCCCTGGCCCAGGTATTTGCCCCCGAGGGGGATGATGAGGCCTATCCCTCGCGTCTAGTGCGCCCCCGGGGAGAACTGCGCTGGCTGCTCGATCGCTCGGCGGTAGGCGATCTAAACCTGGTGTCAGCCTCCTCTGGCTAA
- the metK gene encoding methionine adenosyltransferase, with translation MSEYSIFTSESVSEGHPDKMADQISDAVLDAILKEDLHARVAVETLVKTGMAVIAGEVRTNTYVDLEDIVRNVILAIGYDSSDVGFDGASCAVLNAIGKQSSDIAMGVDVATDKDLGAGDQGLMFGYATSETDTLMPAPIYYSHRLVERQAHLRKHGVLPWLRPDAKSQVTLRYENLKPVAVEAVVLSTQHDPDISQADIREAVMEEIIKPVLPNGWLHADTQYHINPTGQFIIGGPVGDCGLTGRKIIVDTYGGMARHGGGAFSGKDPTKVDRSAAYAGRYVAKNIVAAGLADRCEIQVSYAIGVAQPTSISINTFGTGKIADGAIAELVRKHFDLRPQGLIDMLDLRRPIYQQTAAYGHFGRELPDFTWEKTDKADLLKVAL, from the coding sequence ATGAGCGAGTACAGTATTTTTACCTCTGAGTCGGTGTCTGAAGGCCATCCCGACAAAATGGCTGACCAGATCTCCGACGCCGTTTTAGACGCCATTCTCAAAGAAGACCTGCATGCTCGAGTGGCGGTCGAGACTCTGGTTAAGACCGGCATGGCCGTGATTGCCGGGGAGGTGCGCACCAACACCTACGTCGATCTAGAAGACATTGTGCGCAATGTGATTTTGGCCATTGGCTACGACAGCTCTGATGTGGGGTTTGACGGGGCTTCCTGCGCCGTGCTCAACGCCATTGGTAAGCAGTCGTCCGACATTGCTATGGGGGTCGATGTGGCCACCGACAAAGACCTGGGCGCGGGCGACCAGGGGCTGATGTTTGGCTACGCCACCAGCGAAACCGACACTCTGATGCCTGCCCCAATCTACTATTCCCACCGGCTGGTGGAGCGGCAGGCCCACCTGCGCAAGCACGGTGTGCTGCCCTGGCTGCGCCCTGACGCCAAGAGCCAAGTGACGCTGCGCTACGAGAATTTGAAGCCCGTGGCGGTCGAAGCCGTGGTGCTCTCGACCCAGCACGATCCCGATATCTCCCAGGCCGACATTCGCGAAGCGGTGATGGAAGAAATTATTAAGCCGGTGCTGCCCAACGGCTGGCTCCACGCCGATACCCAGTACCATATCAACCCGACGGGGCAGTTCATCATTGGTGGCCCTGTGGGCGACTGCGGCCTCACCGGGCGCAAAATTATTGTCGATACCTACGGCGGTATGGCCCGCCACGGCGGCGGTGCCTTCTCGGGCAAAGACCCCACTAAGGTAGACCGCTCGGCGGCCTACGCCGGGCGCTACGTGGCCAAAAACATTGTGGCGGCGGGCTTGGCCGATCGCTGCGAGATTCAGGTGTCCTACGCCATTGGGGTGGCCCAGCCCACGTCGATCTCGATCAACACCTTTGGTACAGGAAAGATTGCTGACGGAGCGATCGCCGAGCTGGTGCGCAAACACTTTGACCTGCGCCCTCAGGGCCTGATTGACATGCTCGACCTGCGCCGCCCGATCTACCAGCAGACGGCGGCCTACGGTCACTTTGGCCGCGAACTGCCCGACTTCACCTGGGAAAAAACCGACAAAGCCGATTTGCTCAAGGTCGCCCTCTAG
- the remA gene encoding extracellular matrix/biofilm regulator RemA, which translates to MDIKLINIGFGNIVSANRVIAIVSPESAPIKRIISDARERGQLVDATYGRRTRAVIITDSGHTILSAIQPETVAHRFVSGKDGDAK; encoded by the coding sequence ATGGACATCAAGCTTATCAATATTGGCTTTGGCAACATCGTATCGGCCAATCGGGTGATTGCCATCGTCAGCCCCGAGTCTGCTCCCATTAAACGTATTATCTCTGACGCCCGCGAGCGTGGGCAGCTGGTTGATGCCACCTACGGTCGCCGCACCCGCGCCGTCATCATCACCGACTCTGGCCACACTATTCTGTCCGCCATTCAGCCCGAGACCGTGGCCCACCGCTTTGTCAGCGGCAAGGATGGCGATGCGAAGTGA
- a CDS encoding cation-translocating P-type ATPase: MNDLSPAPTTAWHTVGIDEALGQLESDADTGLSAQVVVARRQRYGPNELEEAGGRSAWRILLDQFTNIMLLMLIAVAVVSAVLSFRDQEFPKDAIAIFAIVILNGVLGYLQESRAEKALAALKQMASPSVRVRRDGRLQEVPSQDLVPGDIMLLEAGDQVAADGRLLEASNLQLRESALTGEAQGVNKQATRTLAAETSLAERKNLVFQGTEVVQGRGQALVTGTGMTTELGRIAAMLQGVETEPTPLQQRMAQLGNVLVTGSLILVAIVVGGGVIVGGWQTFENLLEVALSMAVAVVPEGLPAVITVTLAIGTQRMVRRHALIRRLPAVETLGSVTTICSDKTGTLTQNKMVVQQVHTLSQSLQVTGDGYAPEGEFVSEGHPVDPCRVADVGLLLLDGLLCNDAVLQKEAGDWVIMGDPTEGALVVMASRGGLDRHRLSYALQRVVEFPFSSERKRMSVVVSSVEALGANLTLPGEVTQAPYLMLAKGSPEMLLDCCTSGLKDVEQLPLTQELRSRILDDSARLAAQGLRVLGFAYRPVTTVPSEGDPDLAERDLVWLGLVGMIDALRPEVRAAVQRCRAAGIRPMMITGDHQLTAMAIAQDLGIAEAEARTLSGAELEAMGQAELETVVKEVNIYARVSPEHKLRIVKALQKDHQIVAMTGDGVNDAPALKQAEIGIAMGITGTDVSKEASDMVLLDDNFATIVAATEEGRVVYTNIRRFVKYILGSNIGELLTIALSPLILPILDVPLTPLQILWMNLVTDGFPALALAVEPAEPDVMEHPPHDPQEGIFARGLGAYMLRIGIVFAIISVSMMVWAYHWSQQGGDPERWKTMVFTTLCLAQMGHAIAVRSGSRLTVEMSPWSNPFVLASVILTFVLQLMLIYVTPLREFFGTQLLSPFELLICFGFSTLLFVWVEAEKIYRRLRGKVVRD; encoded by the coding sequence ATGAACGACCTTTCTCCTGCCCCTACGACCGCCTGGCATACGGTTGGCATTGACGAGGCCCTGGGCCAGCTTGAGAGCGATGCTGACACCGGCCTCAGCGCCCAGGTGGTGGTCGCCCGTCGCCAGCGGTACGGCCCCAACGAACTCGAGGAGGCCGGGGGCCGCTCCGCCTGGCGCATTTTGCTCGATCAGTTCACCAATATTATGCTGCTGATGCTGATCGCGGTGGCGGTGGTGTCGGCGGTACTGTCCTTTAGGGATCAGGAATTTCCCAAGGATGCGATCGCGATCTTTGCGATCGTCATTCTCAACGGCGTGCTGGGCTACCTGCAAGAGAGCCGAGCCGAGAAAGCCCTCGCCGCCCTCAAGCAGATGGCGTCGCCCAGCGTGCGGGTGCGGCGCGACGGTCGCCTGCAGGAGGTGCCCTCCCAAGACCTGGTGCCCGGCGACATCATGCTGCTGGAGGCGGGGGATCAGGTGGCCGCCGACGGTCGCCTGCTAGAGGCCAGCAACCTTCAGCTGCGCGAGTCGGCTCTGACCGGCGAAGCCCAGGGAGTCAACAAGCAGGCCACCCGTACCCTGGCGGCAGAGACCTCCCTGGCGGAGCGCAAGAACTTAGTATTTCAGGGCACCGAGGTGGTGCAGGGGCGAGGCCAGGCGCTGGTCACCGGCACCGGCATGACCACCGAGCTGGGCCGCATTGCCGCCATGCTGCAGGGGGTTGAGACCGAGCCTACTCCCCTACAGCAGCGCATGGCTCAGCTGGGCAATGTGCTGGTCACCGGATCGCTGATTTTGGTGGCCATCGTGGTGGGCGGCGGCGTCATCGTTGGCGGGTGGCAGACCTTTGAAAACCTGCTGGAGGTGGCTTTGAGTATGGCCGTGGCGGTGGTGCCCGAGGGCCTGCCAGCGGTGATTACCGTCACCCTGGCCATTGGCACCCAGCGCATGGTGCGCCGCCACGCCCTGATTCGCCGTCTGCCAGCGGTCGAAACCCTGGGCTCGGTCACCACCATTTGCTCTGACAAAACCGGCACCCTGACCCAAAACAAAATGGTGGTGCAGCAGGTGCACACCCTTTCTCAATCGCTGCAAGTTACTGGAGATGGCTACGCCCCCGAGGGTGAGTTCGTCAGCGAGGGGCACCCCGTAGACCCGTGCCGGGTGGCCGATGTCGGGCTGCTGCTGCTGGATGGCCTGCTGTGCAACGATGCGGTCCTGCAAAAGGAAGCAGGGGACTGGGTGATCATGGGTGACCCCACCGAAGGGGCGCTGGTGGTCATGGCCAGCCGGGGCGGCCTCGATCGCCACCGGCTGAGCTACGCACTTCAGCGGGTGGTGGAGTTTCCCTTTTCGTCAGAGCGCAAGCGCATGAGCGTGGTGGTGAGCAGCGTAGAGGCGTTGGGGGCTAACCTGACCCTGCCAGGGGAGGTCACCCAGGCTCCCTACCTGATGCTGGCCAAGGGATCGCCGGAGATGCTGCTGGACTGCTGCACCAGCGGCCTCAAGGACGTCGAGCAATTGCCGCTGACCCAGGAGCTGCGATCGCGCATTCTAGACGACAGCGCCAGGCTGGCTGCCCAGGGTCTGCGGGTGCTGGGCTTTGCCTACCGCCCCGTCACCACCGTACCCAGCGAGGGCGACCCCGATCTGGCCGAGCGCGACCTGGTATGGCTGGGCCTAGTGGGCATGATCGACGCCCTGCGGCCCGAGGTGCGGGCGGCGGTGCAGCGCTGCCGGGCCGCTGGCATTCGCCCCATGATGATCACTGGCGACCACCAGCTGACCGCTATGGCGATCGCCCAAGACCTGGGCATTGCCGAGGCCGAGGCCCGCACCCTCAGCGGCGCGGAGCTAGAGGCCATGGGCCAGGCCGAGCTAGAAACCGTGGTCAAGGAGGTCAACATCTACGCCCGCGTGTCGCCCGAGCACAAGCTGCGCATCGTCAAAGCCCTGCAAAAAGACCACCAGATCGTCGCCATGACCGGCGACGGCGTCAACGATGCCCCCGCCCTCAAGCAGGCCGAGATCGGCATTGCCATGGGCATCACCGGCACTGACGTCAGCAAAGAAGCCAGCGACATGGTGCTGCTCGACGACAACTTTGCCACCATCGTCGCCGCCACCGAAGAGGGCCGAGTGGTCTACACCAACATTCGCCGCTTTGTGAAATACATTCTCGGCTCCAACATTGGCGAACTGCTGACCATTGCCCTATCGCCGCTGATTTTGCCGATTCTCGATGTGCCGCTGACGCCGCTGCAAATTTTGTGGATGAACCTGGTCACCGACGGCTTTCCGGCCCTGGCCCTGGCGGTCGAACCGGCGGAACCCGATGTCATGGAGCACCCCCCCCACGACCCCCAGGAGGGTATTTTTGCTCGGGGCCTGGGGGCCTACATGCTGCGTATCGGCATCGTGTTTGCGATTATTTCGGTGTCGATGATGGTGTGGGCCTACCACTGGTCACAGCAGGGCGGCGACCCCGAACGCTGGAAAACGATGGTGTTTACCACCCTCTGTCTGGCTCAGATGGGCCATGCGATCGCCGTGCGCTCTGGCAGTCGCCTGACGGTAGAAATGTCGCCCTGGTCAAACCCCTTTGTGCTGGCCTCGGTCATTCTCACCTTTGTGCTCCAGCTGATGCTGATCTACGTCACCCCCCTGCGCGAGTTCTTTGGCACCCAGCTGCTCAGCCCCTTTGAGCTGCTGATCTGCTTTGGCTTTAGCACTCTATTATTTGTCTGGGTCGAAGCCGAAAAAATCTACCGCCGCCTCCGAGGCAAAGTGGTGAGAGACTAG
- a CDS encoding SufE family protein, whose translation MPADRPESIEKIVARFQKAADPKRRYEQLLWFAKKLDPLPEEYKIPENKVPGCVSQVFVVADLIDGKVVYQADSDAQITKGLVALLIKALNGLTPDEIATLTPDFIKDTQLDVSLTPSRANGFYNIFKTMQQKARGLHDGAAPGALLG comes from the coding sequence ATGCCCGCCGATCGCCCCGAGTCTATTGAGAAGATTGTGGCTCGCTTTCAAAAGGCCGCCGACCCGAAGCGCCGCTACGAGCAGCTGCTGTGGTTTGCCAAAAAACTCGATCCCCTGCCCGAAGAGTACAAGATTCCTGAGAATAAGGTGCCGGGCTGTGTCTCTCAGGTTTTTGTGGTGGCTGATTTAATCGATGGCAAAGTGGTCTACCAGGCTGACTCTGACGCGCAGATCACCAAGGGATTGGTGGCTCTGCTGATCAAGGCGCTCAACGGTCTGACCCCTGACGAAATTGCCACCCTGACGCCCGATTTTATAAAAGATACCCAGCTCGACGTCAGCCTTACCCCGTCGCGGGCCAACGGTTTTTACAACATTTTCAAAACCATGCAGCAAAAGGCTCGAGGGCTGCATGACGGGGCCGCGCCGGGGGCGCTGTTGGGGTAG